The Pocillopora verrucosa isolate sample1 chromosome 14, ASM3666991v2, whole genome shotgun sequence genome has a segment encoding these proteins:
- the LOC131793015 gene encoding uncharacterized protein — MSSSEAANAACSHQEQREQKVLDVMFLCDEWKSSKGGLSTFNREFAINLAEATTGSMKIHCYVSNSDDQDREDAEQHGVNLITARSVPGSADPLECLKFPPSKLPKPHLVIGHGRKLGSPAYSLVQITKCKWIQFVHVYCEDLGKYKESATAAEDTIEENEEKHKMEIELCKAADAVVAVGSRLQQKYSRRLLNVEVKIITPGIFGKFSSESKLAVDRSVVKNFNVSMFGRAAFEDLSLKGYDLIANAIGSLGKNFELTFVGSSPGEQRKVEQWFLDNTCINRNQLTIRRYCSEQEELKVMFYQSDLVALPSRTEGFGLVALEAISAGVPVLVSGESGIAEALQKVEGGNTVIVGSDEDESEWTRRIREMYEESAEEREANAAKLRENYRKVYSWKAECERFKGLIEKVVENDQKLNVKVDVEKMKLADHDAYSTASVSAGEPAGYQKASTASGTKRKRRSDTDLEDLQPLKEKVLCLIAMNYLDTTPPQSMDEHNKFQEYLQKMKVLITGVSVGSLVITVKCKSLASLEELWEDYSRGLLDEMIQDCFVTKKILKELNLAELKLKTTIDVEEYNAYKLYFLEKDAFIDVVSSEFHSASSTSESLQIQEELKTLKQKTKVVETEKIKGTSPLTVIPSAGHRKELMEEGQGRKGEQEGMLPPHGSSTSDPEKKLEELHMNLKKQVTCSICLDTYTEPKILSCHHTFCCECLEKHAIVSQRQGKFRCPECQVEINLPEGNRFDCLPNSFFHKSLLSVLQAEDGKGTSPSNVPFTAGHKKKWEVRHSTGKFQEKEGSSPPPLLSTTDLEEKIGKVCEDIKMLRMEGSSPHLSTVEVELQELVKKLQKGRLEGSSPPPLLSTTNLEEKLGKVCKEIKMLRIEGSSPPPVSTVEVELDELLKKLQKVRMKALENAMYPTIRSGLARFDVSLPEELQSYISYLLYASATLGLRRRVLQSPRAMEELREAMDEDELKTFLITHIKEDAWQVVLLFIDELATHKLSWDWYHEVWDEDEDGEMFSLPLYSSSSGILKAWPIKHDHDLITLCKAITNRDWKVNRLILSDRQISNEGFKNLSTALTQSELYSLTLSHIGSQRQGLKHLCEALISGDCNLTSLKVSGNWLGDDGLMQLCNALTSVNCTLTSLNVSEDWLGDEGMVHLCNALTSVDCTLTSLNVSDNWLGGKGMVHLCNALTSVNCTLTSLNVSRNLLRDEGIMHLCNALTSVDCTLTSLNVSDNWFGSEGMVLLCNALTSVNCTLTSLNVSENWPGDEGIKYLGKALTDTNCKLRSLNL; from the exons TGATGTCATGTTTCTCTGCGACGAATGGAAATCTTCGAAGGGTGGATTATCGACTTTCAATCGAGAATTTGCCATTAATTTGGCAGAAGCGACGACTGGTAGCATGAAAATCCACTGCTATGTCTCTAATAGCGATGATCAGGACAGAGAAGATGCTGAACAACATGGTGTCAATTTAATCACAGCTCGAAGTGTTCCTGGTTCAGCCGACCCCCTCGAGTGCTTGAAGTTTCCACCCTCAAAGCTCCCAAAGCCACATCTTGTAATAGGCCATGGAAGAAAGCTGGGTAGTCCTGCGTATTCCCTTGTACAGATTACAAAGTGTAAATGGATCCAATTTGTTCACGTCTATTGTGAGGACCTTGGGAAATATAAAGAATCTGCCACGGCTGCAGAAGATACAATCGAAGAGAACGAGGAGAAACACAAGATGGAAATTGAGTTATGTAAAGCAGCGGATGCAGTTGTCGCCGTTGGCTCCCGTCTACAACAGAAGTACAGCAGACGTCTCCTTAATGTTGAAGTGAAGATTATCACTCCTGGGATTTTTGGAAAGTTTTCCAGTGAATCAAAGTTGGCTGTAGACAGATCGGTAGTAAAGAATTTCAACGTGTCTATGTTTGGCCGAGCTGCCTTCGAGGATCTTTCCCTGAAAGGCTATGATTTAATTGCAAATGCCATTGGTTCTCTTGGTAAGAACTTTGAGTTGACATTTGTCGGCTCATCTCCCGGTGAACAACGAAAAGTTGAGCAATGGTTTCTTGACAACACGTGCATCAACCGCAACCAATTAACCATCCGTCGATATTGCAGTGAACAAGAGGAACTCAAGGTGATGTTCTATCAGTCAGATTTGGTTGCTCTGCCATCCCGCACTGAAGGATTTGGGCTTGTTGCCCTCGAAGCCATTTCTGCTGGTGTTCCTGTTCTAGTCTCTGGTGAATCTGGCATAGCTGAGGCTTTGCAAAAAGTAGAAGGTGGAAACACTGTCATTGTAGGATCAGATGAAGATGAAAGTGAATGGACACGAAGGATTAGAGAGATGTATGAAGAAAGTGCGGAAGAGAGAGAAGCCAACGCTGCGAAGCTTCGCGAGAACTACAGGAAGGTGTACTCTTGGAAAGCAGAATGTGAGAGGTTTAAAGGGCTGATTGAGAAAGTAGTGGAAAATG ATCAAAAATTAaatgtcaaggttgatgtggaaAAGATGAAACTTGCAGATCATGATGCTTACAGTACAGCTTCAGTTTCAGCTGGGGAGCCAGCAGGATATCAGAAGGCATCCACAGCTTCAggcacaaagagaaaaagacgaTCTGACACAGATTTAGAGGATCTCCAACCACTCAAAGAGAAAGTCCTGTGCTTAATTGCTATGAATTACCTTGATACTACACCACCGCAGAGCATGGATGAACACAATAAGTTTCAGGAATACTTACAGAAAATGAAGGTCCTCATTACGGGTGTTTCTGTAGGAAGTTTGGTGATAACAGTAAAGTGCAAGTCTCTTGCAAGCTTGGAGGAATTATGGGAAGATTACTCACGCGGCCTTTTGGATGAGATGATTCAAGATTGCTTTGTGACTAAAAAGATTTTGAAGGAACTTAACCTGGCAGAACTGAAGCTGAAAACAACAATAGACGTAGAAGAGTACAATGCATACAAATTGTACTTTCTTGAGAAGGATGCATTCATAG atGTCGTGTCTTCTGAATTCCACTCCGcaagttcaaccagtgaaagtcTACAAATACAAGAAGAGCTGAAAACATTGAAGCAGAAGACAAAGGTTGTTGAgacagagaaaataaaag GTACTTCACCCCTCACTGTAATACCCAGTGCTGGTCACAGAAAAGAACTTATGGAGGAAGGGCAGGGAAGGAAAGGTGAACAGGAAG GCATGTTGCCTCCTCATGGATCTTCCACCTCTGATcctgaaaaaaaactagaaGAGCTACATATGAATCTCAAGAAACAAGTTACTTGCTCAATATGTCTGGATACCTACACTGAACCTAAAATTCTATCATGTCATCATACATTTTGCTGTGAGTGTTTAGAGAAACATGCAATAGTGAGCCAGAGACAAGGGAAATTCCGATGCCCTGAGTGTCAAGTAGAAATAAATTTACCGGAAGGAAATCGCTTTGACTGTTTGCCTAACAGCTTTTTTCACAAAAGTCTGTTAAGTGTCCTTCAAGCAGAAGATGGCAAAG GTACTTCACCCTCCAATGTACCGTTCACTGCtggtcacaaaaaaaaatgggaagTAAGACACAGCACTGGAAAATTTCAGGAAAAGGAAG GTTCTTCACCTCCCCCTCTTCTCTCTACCactgatcttgaagaaaagATAGGAAAAGTATGTGAGGACATTAAGATGCTgagaatggaag GTAGTTCACCTCACCTGTCCACCGTTGAAGTAGAACTACAGGAACTAGTCAAGAAACTTCAGAAAGGGAGGTTGGAAG GTTCTTCACCTCCCCCTCTTCTCTCCACCACtaatcttgaagaaaagctaGGAAAAGTATGTAAGGAAATCAAGATGCTGAGAATAGAAg GTAGTTCACCTCCCCCTGTGTCCACCGTTGAAGTAGAACTAGACGAACTACTCAAGAAACTTCAGAAAGTGAGGATGAAAG CATTAGAGAACGCCATGTATCCGACCATTAGATCAGGACTGGCGAGGTTTGATGTCAGTTTACCGGAGGAACTCCAGAGCTATATCAGCTACTTATTATATGCGTCAGCTACACTTGGCTTACGCAGGCGAG TACTCCAATCACCTCGTGCCATGGAGGAATTACGAGAAGCAATGGATGAAGACGAATTGAAAACATTCCTTATTACTCACATCAAAGAAGATGCATGGCAAGTGGTGCTGCTGTTTATAGATGAGCTAGCTACGCATAAACTGTCATGGGACTGGTATCATGAAGTGtgggacgaggacgaggacggGGAAATGTTTAGTTTACCGTTGTACAGCTCGAGTTCAGGCATACTGAAGGCGTGGCCAATAAAGCACGACCATGATTTGATAACATTGTGTAAAGCGATCACCAACAGGGACTGGAAAGTAAACAGACTAATCCTCTCTGACAGGCAGATATCTAATGAAGGTTTCAAGAACTTGAGTACAGCGCTTACTCAGAGTGAACTCTACAGCTTGACACTCTCTCACATTGGGTCACAAAGGCAAGGATTAAAACATCTGTGTGAAGCGCTGATTAGTGGAGACTGCAATTTAACCAGCTTAAAAGTCAGTGGAAATTGGTTAGGAGATGATGGATTAATGCAGTTGTGTAACGCGCTAACCAGTGTTAACTGTACATTAACTAGCTTGAACGTCAGTGAGGACTGGTTAGGAGACGAAGGAATGGTGCACTTGTGTAACGCGCTAACCAGCGTTGACTGTACACTAACCAGCTTAAACGTCAGTGACAATTGGTTAGGAGGCAAAGGAATGGTGCACTTGTGTAACGCGCTAACCAGCGTTAACTGTACAttaaccagcttaaacgtcAGTCGCAATCTGTTAAGAGACGAAGGAATAATGCACTTGTGTAACGCGCTAACCAGCGTTGACTGTACATTAACTAGCTTAAACGTCAGTGACAATTGGTTTGGAAGCGAAGGAATGGTGCTCTTGTGCAATGCTCTAACCAGCGTTAACTGTACAttaaccagcttaaacgtcAGTGAGAACTGGCCAGGAGATGAAGGAATAAAGTACTTGGGTAAAGCCTTAACTGATACCAACTGCAAACTACGGAGCTTAAACTTGTGA
- the LOC131795890 gene encoding epithelial discoidin domain-containing receptor 1-like, translating to MISSRMFRIHLVIGCFNVLCFGQDIPQDFFSPLGMEDGGIRDEDIRATSSLPSAFANYGRLNHNYGFGGWCPDQWPYENDTGPIYKEFIQVHFSSPFRIKGIITQPRSGGVERIWKFWVAYRQDQENNKNLDWYYEGSHSQWRKVFEGNSLSELKPPVVTGLIRIIPKISPRRQVCLRFELFGCQLESAIVTYEILQGNSLDGRYNFTDSNYDGLTKGRRLVSGLGMLTDGRLANEDLTVNNGLGWIGWNMKETPKPFIIFDFLNKRIFNSATFHCNVKDQILIKLFSRVEIRFSKTMQNGSSPDLMHEPKEISVPSSSSINHNVTIDLCRRVGKSVRFNFTYRGQWILISEVIFNSEPLEGRSPPAVYCVPSTTHPRYTSSTSEYNASTISSTTSTETTVAPSAEGPDWVILISSLTVLFVILVILGIAWSFRRKRRQKKDERPRVVESDQSEESLTLVPVGATHQLELSESNNHRNQDTEESPRDEYEEIELSPPVMMVPSDGAQTPVYAQASSVCSYTYAHSYTPVEKNNGKEHEYVNQIKTSDYANTYMPLTNLKRTAENSCAYASLLPSKEEKDDNL from the exons ATGATCAGTTCAAGAATGTTTCGAATTCATCTCGTCATTGGATGTTTTAATGTGCTGTGTTTTGGACAAGACATTCCTCAAG attttttttcacctttggGAATGGAAGATGGAGGTATCAGAGATGAAGATATTCGTGCTACGTCTTCCCTGCCATCAGCTTTTGCTAATTATGGTAGACTGAATCATAATTATGGCTTCGGGGGGTGGTGCCCTGATCAGTGGCCGTATGAAAATGATACAGGTCCTATCTATAAGGAGTTTATTCAGGTCCACTTTTCCAGCCCCTTTCGAATTAAAGGAATAATAACACAGCCCCGCTCTGGAGGTGTGGAAAGGATTTGGAAGTTCTGGGTTGCTTACAGacaagatcaagaaaacaataaaaatcttGATTGGTATTATGAAGGATCACACTCACAGTGGCGTAAG GTCTTTGAAGGAAACAGCCTCTCCGAGTTGAAACCTCCAGTTGTTACTGGCTTAATACGAATTATTCCAAAGATATCTCCTCGCAGACAGGTGTGCCTCAGGTTTGAGCTTTTTGGCTGTCAACTAGAAAGCG CGATTGTCACGTACGAGATACTCCAAGGTAACTCCCTGGACGGGAGATACAACTTCACTGATTCAAATTATGATGGTTTGACTAAAGGCCGCCGTCTAGTCTCTGGATTGGGAATGCTTACTGATGGACGATTGGCTAATGAAGATCTTACAGTAAATAACGGATTGGGTTGGATTGGCTGGAACATGAAAGAGACTCCTAAACCTTTcataatatttgattttttgaacaaaagaaTCTTCAATTCAGCTACTTTCCATTGTAACGTCAAAGACCAGATACTCATCAAGTTGTTTTCCAGAGTTGAAATAAGGTTTAGTAAGACAATGCAGAATGGTTCTTCACCTGATCTCATGCACGAACCCAAGGAAATTTCCGttccatcatcatcatcgatAAACCACAATGTTACAATTGACCTTTGCCGCCGTGTGGGGAAGTCTGTAAGGTTCAACTTTACCTACAGAGGACAATGGATATTAATCAGCGAAGTTATCTTCAACTCAG AGCCACTGGAAGGAAGGTCTCCTCCAGCAGTTTATTGTGTTCCAAGTACTACACACCCTCGATACACAAGTAGTACCTCGGAATACAACGCAAGTACTATTAGTAGCACCACATCAACTGAAA ccaccGTTGCTCCATCGGCCGAGGGACCTGATTGGGTGATATTAATCTCATCTCTGACAGTGCTCTTCGTCATTTTAGTAATCCTCGGTATTGCTTGGTCATTCCGACGGAAGAGACGCCAGAAAAAAG ATGAGAGACCTAGAGTTGTGGAAAG CGACCAGTCTGAAGAGAGTTTAACATTGGTTCCTGTGGGTGCTACCCATCAGTTGGAACTTTCTGAAAGCAATAACCATCGTAACCAAGATACCGAAGAATCTCCCCGAGATGAATATGAAGAAATTGAGCTGTCTCCACCTGTGATGATG GTGCCTAGCGACGGTGCCCAGACTCCTGTATATGCGCAAGCGTCAAGCGTTTGTTCCTACACCTACGCACACTCGTACACGCCAGTAGAGAAAAATAATGGGAAAGAACACGAGTACGTCAATCAAATAAAGACTTCGGACTACGCAAATACGTACATGCCTCTCACCAATCTTAAGAGAACAGCCGAAAATTCTTGTGCATATGCATCACTTTTGCCGTCTAAAGAGGAAAAGGACGACAACCTTTAG
- the LOC136278329 gene encoding craniofacial development protein 2-like, with protein MCPGLSDDLKQIHDARKTAIIDRELSKLKVDIAALQETRLPARGSLKEKDYTFFWQGLEPEERRLYGVGFAVRNTLLSSMEPPSQGTGRILSLRLSTPSGPGNIFSLYAPTLCATAEAKDVFYEELEAKIREIPQKEDLFLLGDFNARVGSDHNSWPRCIGHFGVGKLNENGQQLLELCTFHGLCITNTFFPTKPQHRVSWRHPRSKHWHQLDFVITRRSLLNHVLITRTYHSADCDTDHSLVCSKVRLQPKRIHRSKQQGRPRIGTARVSLP; from the coding sequence ATGTGTCCTGGCCTCTCTGACGACCTCAAGCAAATCCATGATGCCAGGAAAACCGCCATCATCGACCGTGAGCTGTCCAAACTCAAGGTCGACATCGCCGCCCTCCAGGAGACACGCCTCCCTGCAAGAGGTAGTCTCAAGGAGAAGGACTACACCTTCTTCTGGCAGGGACTCGAGCCAGAAGAGCGCCGCCTCTACGGGGTCGGATTCGCAGTGCGCAACACCCTCCTGTCTTCAATGGAGCCTCCCTCTCAGGGGACCGGAAGGATCCTCTCTCTCCGCCTCTCGACCCCCTCTGGACCAGGAAACATCTTCAGCCTCTACGCCCCCACGCTCTGCGCTACAGCCGAGGCTAAGGATGTATTCTACGAGGAGCTTGAAGCCAAGATCAGAGAGATCCCACAGAAAGAAGACCTGTTCCTACTTGGAGACTTCAACGCCCGGGTAGGCTCAGACCACAACTCATGGCCGCGATGCATAGGACACTTCGGAGTGGGCAAGCTTAACGAGAACGGACAGCAGCTACTTGAACTCTGCACTTTCCATGGTCTGTGCATCACCAACACCTTCTTCCCCACTAAACCGCAGCACAGAGTGTCCTGGAGACACCCCAGATCCAAGCACTGGCACCAGTTGGACTTCGTCATCACCAGGAGGTCCCTGCTCAACCACGTGCTTATCACTCGCACCTACCACAGTGCCGACTGCGACACGGACCACTCCCTGGTCTGCAGCAAGGTGCGTCTCCAGCCCAAGCGCATTCATCGCTCCAAACAGCAAGGACGCCCCCGTATTGGCACAGCCAGAGTTTCACTCCCATGA